One window of the Anguilla rostrata isolate EN2019 chromosome 13, ASM1855537v3, whole genome shotgun sequence genome contains the following:
- the il17rd gene encoding interleukin-17 receptor D yields the protein MAVRAKLFSLLLTLYLFLNISQASPPTGSKKAGTDRCNFKGLLSSSDGSGRKAGVTFRTDNCSLNWNPLGKHAIHEVSNVTFSHLACDNQAAVVVHWMPSPLGIEHVRGFRVYLEDKNPEGKQCQHMVLKDPRQLNFSFRNVKMSSQPFPGLEFETDYMIRIVPFPTFMNESYFPPSFLRTNTCEVLLGSDNLVCKPFWKPKSLNISQLGSSLLVVFDHAPPTFSFSAYYVYYRLRQESSFRLKCCKPESSSYKTTCVLPDVTPGTYTIELRDDNNTTRRQAQYHVSQVHSPWAGPIRAMAITVPLVIMSAFATLFTVMCRKKQQENIYSHLDEESSESSSHTTALNADRPWPRPKVFICYSSRDGPKHLAVVQSFANFLQDFCGCEVALDLWEHLEICKEGQMAWLSRQIEEAHFIITICSKGMKYFVEKKNRRSKGGASRGAGSGGSGGSGGGDLFVVAVAMIAEKLRQARQSSPDLSRFLAVYFDYSRESEVPAVLDLAPRFRLMDQLPLLFGRLHSRQLSLPEREPPPQNVSKRNYFRSRSGRALYVAICNMHQYIAQEPDWFEKRLMPAPDPAPIPGPAPGPAPSRARTRAPPMEKFDSGLVLNEVVLRTLPPEGECPLTSNALVLASVGPGPSSASGPASLQGEPEGPASQDSLPSAPLGPLPHTDGSASPPEMPRDSGIYDSSVPSSELSIPLMEGLCPDQADSSSLTDSVSSSSGLGDEEPPAVSSLHCAGSTICKAELHHHSLEPSEGLATVASL from the exons gGTCTCCTGTCCAGTTCTGACGGCAGTGGGCGGAAGGCTGGGGTCACGTTCCGGACCGAca ACTGCTCGCTGAACTGGAACCCCTTGGGGAAGCACGCCATCCATGAAGTCAGCAACGTCACCTTCAGCCACCTGGCCTGTGACAACCAGGCGGCCGTGGTGGTGCACTGGATGCCAAGCCCGCTGG GGATTGAGCATGTGCGGGGCTTCAGGGTGTATCTGGAGGATAAGAACCCAGAGGGCAAGCAGTGCCAGCACATGGTCCTGAAGGATCCTCGACAGCTTAACTTCTCCTTCAGGAATGTG aaaatgagctcACAGCCCTTTCCCGGACTGGAATTTGAGACCGACTATATGATCCGGATCGTGCCATTCCCCACCTTCATGAACGAAAGCTACTTCCCTCCATCTTTCCTTCGTACCAATA CTTGTGAAGTACTCCTGGGCTCAGATAACCTGGTCTGCAAACCAT TCTGGAAGCCCAAGAGCCTGAACATCTCTCAGCTGGGGTCCAGCCTCCTGGTGGTGTTTGATCATGCCCCGCCCACATTCAGCTTCAGCGCGTACTACGTTTATTACAGGCTTAGGCAGGAGAGCTCTTTCAGGCTCAAGTGCTGCAAGCCG GAATCCAGCTCTTACAAAACAACATGTGTTCTCCCAGATGTAACGCCAGGAACTTACACAATCGAG CTCCGAGATGACAACAACACCACTAGGAGACAAGCCCAGTACCACGTGAGCCAAG TGCACTCCCCCTGGGCGGGGCCTATCCGGGCCATGGCCATCACTGTGCCCCTGGTAATCATGTCCGCCTTTGCCACACTCTTCACCGTCATGTGCCGCAAGAAACAGCAGG AAAACATCTACTCCCACCTGGACGAAGAGAGCTCTGAGTCGTCCTCTCACACCACTGCCTTAAACGCAGATaggccctggccccgccccaagGTCTTCATCTGCTACTCGAGCCGAGACGGCCCCAAGCACCTCGCTGTCGTCCAGAGCTTCGCCAACTTCCTGCAGGACTTCTGCGGCTGTGAG GTGGCTTTGGACCTGTGGGAGCACCTGGAAATATGCAAGGAGGGTCAGATGGCCTGGCTGAGTCGACAGATCGAGGAGGCCCACTTCATAATCACCATCTGCTCCAAAGGCATGAAGTACTTTGTGGAGAAAAAGAATCGGAGGAGCAAAGGAGGGGCCAGccgaggggcggggtcaggaggGTCAGGAGGGTCAGGGGGCGGGGATCTGTTTGTGGTCGCCGTGGCGATGATCGCGGAGAAGCTGCGGCAAGCGCGGCAGAGCTCGCCGGACCTCTCGCGCTTCCTGGCGGTGTACTTTGACTACTCGCGCGAGAGCGAGGTGCCGGCGGTGCTGGACCTGGCGCCCCGCTTCAGGCTGATGGACCAGCTGCCGCTGCTGTTCGGCCGGCTGCACTCCCGCCAGCTCAGCCTGCCCGAGCGCGAGCCGCCGCCCCAGAACGTCAGCAAGCGCAACTACTTCCGCAGCCGCTCGGGCCGCGCCCTCTACGTGGCCATCTGCAACATGCACCAGTACATCGCCCAGGAGCCCGACTGGTTCGAGAAGAGGCTGATGCctgcccctgaccccgcccccattcccggccccgcccctggccccgccccatcTCGGGCTCGGACGCGGGCCCCGCCCATGGAGAAGTTCGACTCTGGGCTGGTGCTGAATGAGGTGGTGCTGAGGACCCTGCCCCCAGAGGGGGAGTGCCCGCTGACGAGTAACGCGCTTGTCCTCGCCTCCGTCGGCCCGGGGCCCAGCTCTGcctcaggccccgcctccttgcAGGGGGAGCCCGAGGGCCCTGCCTCCCAGGACAGCCTCCCCAGCGCCCCCCTTGGCCCCCTCCCGCACACAGACGGCTCGGCCAGCCCCCCCGAAATGCCCCGGGACTCTGGGATTTATGACTCATCGGTGCCCTCCTCAGAGCTCTCCATCCCCCTGATGGAGGGGCTGTGCCCAGACCAGGCCGACTCCTCCTCCCTGACCGACAGCGTGTCTTCCTCCTCTGGCCTGG GAGATGAGGAGCCCCCTGCTGTCAGCTCTCTGCACTGCGCCGGCTCCACCATCTGCAAGGCAGAGCTGCACCACCACAGCCTGGAACCAAGTGAAGGACTGGCCACAGTGGCATCGTTGTAG